A single genomic interval of Sphingobacteriales bacterium harbors:
- a CDS encoding sulfotransferase, translating into MSFLESFANYKKEIALPAMVGGNFSALLKTIRQGKVQPKFYNRLFISILLSALTQPFKTYERLRYNRFFDEKPIENAPIFIIGHWRSGTTHLHNFFGLDPQMGFVSTYQSAFPDMLYAQPARYLVEKFMRFALPQKRQGDNVVMDANYPQEEEFALGNIHALCYYNFWYFPTRTQQYYDRYIDFKNLNPDELNTWKTEYVRLIKKALLNTDGKIFVSKNPPNTGRIELLLQMFPKARFIYIYRNPVDVYLSTYKFITSMIPSLQLEDAPAELISNNIFLVYNQLIRKYLNTRNLIPPGQFAEVRFEDFEQNPTAEMHRIYHQLNLPNFDQAAPAFEKYATSQKTYKKNQFFMAQKLLDRLLAEWGFAMQHWKYEVPPHIEVKKDELVSQMFT; encoded by the coding sequence ATGAGCTTTTTAGAATCTTTTGCCAACTACAAAAAAGAAATTGCGTTGCCTGCCATGGTGGGCGGAAATTTTAGTGCCTTGCTTAAAACCATACGTCAGGGGAAGGTGCAGCCTAAATTTTACAACCGCCTTTTTATAAGTATTTTGTTGAGTGCGCTTACACAGCCTTTTAAAACGTATGAGCGCTTGCGTTACAACCGTTTTTTTGATGAAAAGCCGATTGAAAACGCACCTATTTTTATTATTGGACATTGGCGGAGCGGCACCACCCATTTGCATAATTTTTTTGGCCTCGACCCTCAAATGGGTTTTGTTTCGACCTACCAATCGGCTTTTCCAGATATGTTATATGCACAACCTGCCCGATATTTAGTTGAAAAATTTATGCGGTTTGCCTTACCCCAAAAACGACAAGGCGATAATGTGGTAATGGATGCCAATTATCCGCAGGAAGAAGAATTTGCTTTAGGCAATATACACGCACTTTGTTATTATAATTTTTGGTATTTCCCTACGCGCACGCAGCAATACTACGACCGGTATATTGATTTTAAAAATCTTAATCCGGATGAATTGAATACATGGAAAACAGAATATGTTCGGCTCATTAAAAAAGCACTGCTCAATACAGATGGTAAAATTTTTGTCTCAAAAAACCCACCCAATACCGGCCGGATTGAGCTGTTACTGCAAATGTTTCCTAAGGCGCGGTTTATATATATTTACCGCAATCCGGTTGATGTTTACCTCTCGACTTACAAGTTTATTACCAGTATGATACCCAGTTTGCAGTTAGAAGATGCCCCGGCAGAACTAATATCAAACAATATATTTTTGGTTTATAATCAATTAATACGCAAGTATTTAAATACCCGGAATTTAATTCCGCCGGGGCAATTTGCTGAGGTACGGTTTGAAGATTTTGAACAAAACCCTACCGCCGAAATGCACCGTATTTACCATCAATTAAACCTGCCTAATTTTGACCAAGCTGCCCCTGCTTTTGAAAAATATGCCACCAGCCAAAAAACCTACAAAAAAAACCAGTTTTTTATGGCGCAAAAACTACTTGACCGCCTACTTGCCGAATGGGGTTTTGCCATGCAACACTGGAAGTATGAGGTTCCGCCACATATTGAGGTAAAAAAAGATGAACTTGTTTCGCAAATGTTTACTTAA
- a CDS encoding methylmalonyl-CoA mutase, which translates to MSNPNFKQGDQEEAQQKSSNFITDSGIPIARVYPPLPPDFEQPGEFPFTRGIHPSMYRSKLWTMRQYSGFSTAEESNRRYHYLLSQGTTGLSVAFDLPTQIGYDSDHAMAEGEVGKVGVAICSQHDMAALFKGISLQQVTTSMTINATAFILLAMYVVEAQKQGADLKKISGTIQNDILKEYAARGTYIYPPRSSMRIITDIFAWCSRELPRWNSISISGYHIREAGSTAAQELAFTLANGKAYLLAAQTAGLNINTFGKRLSFFFNAHNHFFEEIAKFRAARRIWAKITQSMGATDADAQKLRFHTQTGGSTLTAQQPHNNITRVTLQALAAVLGGTQSLHTNGFDEALSLPTEEAARIALRTQQIIAYETGVTQTVDPFAGSYFIETLTNELEAAAWAYIDKIDAMGGSVAAIEQGYLQDEIANAAYKWQQQVEEGEKIVVGVNQFTMNEPPPANIFRIDDSIRKIQSERLAQIKANRNAANAKNAIDTVIQAAKNDTNLMPPVIAAIQNDCTLGEIADALRGVFGEF; encoded by the coding sequence ATGTCCAATCCCAATTTTAAACAAGGAGACCAAGAAGAGGCGCAACAAAAATCTTCAAATTTTATAACCGATTCGGGCATACCCATTGCCCGCGTTTACCCGCCCCTACCTCCCGATTTTGAACAGCCGGGCGAGTTTCCGTTTACGCGCGGCATACATCCAAGCATGTACCGCAGCAAATTATGGACTATGCGGCAATATTCCGGATTTTCGACCGCCGAAGAAAGTAATCGCCGCTACCACTACCTGCTTTCGCAAGGAACAACCGGGCTGTCGGTGGCCTTTGACCTGCCCACCCAAATTGGCTACGACAGCGACCACGCCATGGCCGAAGGCGAGGTGGGCAAAGTGGGCGTAGCTATTTGTAGCCAACATGATATGGCCGCTTTGTTTAAAGGTATAAGCCTGCAACAGGTTACTACCAGCATGACCATTAACGCAACCGCTTTTATTTTACTGGCCATGTATGTAGTGGAAGCGCAAAAACAAGGCGCTGACCTGAAAAAAATATCCGGAACGATACAAAACGATATTTTAAAAGAATATGCCGCACGCGGTACCTATATTTACCCGCCGCGCTCCTCTATGCGCATTATTACCGATATTTTTGCGTGGTGCAGCCGCGAACTGCCGCGCTGGAACAGTATTTCAATATCGGGTTACCATATACGCGAAGCCGGAAGCACCGCCGCCCAAGAATTGGCTTTTACCCTTGCTAATGGCAAAGCGTATTTGTTGGCAGCGCAAACAGCCGGCTTAAATATAAACACGTTTGGCAAACGCTTGTCGTTCTTTTTTAATGCCCACAACCATTTTTTTGAAGAAATAGCTAAATTTAGGGCTGCGCGCCGAATATGGGCAAAAATTACCCAAAGTATGGGTGCTACCGATGCCGATGCCCAAAAACTGCGGTTTCATACCCAAACCGGCGGCTCGACTTTAACGGCGCAACAACCGCACAACAATATTACCCGCGTTACTTTGCAGGCTTTGGCAGCCGTTTTAGGCGGCACACAAAGTTTACACACCAATGGCTTTGACGAGGCACTGTCGTTGCCTACCGAAGAGGCCGCCCGTATTGCGCTGCGCACCCAACAAATTATTGCCTACGAAACTGGCGTAACCCAAACTGTTGACCCCTTTGCCGGCTCGTACTTTATAGAAACCTTAACCAACGAATTAGAAGCCGCCGCCTGGGCTTATATTGATAAAATTGATGCTATGGGCGGCTCGGTAGCTGCTATAGAACAAGGCTATTTACAAGACGAAATTGCGAATGCTGCCTACAAATGGCAACAACAGGTTGAGGAGGGCGAAAAAATTGTAGTGGGCGTAAATCAGTTTACTATGAATGAGCCTCCTCCGGCTAATATTTTCCGGATAGATGACAGTATCCGGAAAATACAAAGCGAACGATTAGCTCAAATTAAAGCAAATCGCAACGCAGCTAACGCAAAAAATGCTATTGATACAGTGATACAAGCCGCTAAAAACGATACTAATTTAATGCCGCCGGTAATTGCCGCCATTCAAAATGATTGCACACTTGGCGAAATTGCCGATGCCCTGCGAGGTGTTTTTGGCGAGTTTTAA
- a CDS encoding ATP-dependent helicase — MPPNQFPDEFEQELHNFLKTFGNFESDITESTTKRQLNFSGWGGNEQGGNNSSFYRKAPNTPVPDTVQARIEKLKAIIQAIEKKSEQTPPAEIPPGKTFKLNYTGHLNPSQLAAVTNIKGPMLVIAGAGSGKTHTVTYRVAYMLENDISAENMLLLTFTRRAAQQIIHRTNRLLQNTQAEQIMRGTYHAFANYSLRRYANLINLPSNFTIVDVQDSEDIIDLIRNEFKFDATTKKAFPKKGRLQEIISKARNCDIPIAQVIDREYTGLYEYIEPIDKISKIYAQYKKANRIFDYDDLMDELRNALRDHKTFRRKMGQQYQYIMVDEFQDTNTVQKDIIDLIAADHQNVMIVGDDAQSIYGFRGANFENILLFPETYPNCRIVKLEQNYRSTQPILDFSNIIANNARMGYQKHLFSVHKSPNKPTITRLADQEDEATYIVDKIMALHQQNIPFSQMAVLYRSSYHGNYIQAELLRRNIPYIVVGGVKFIERRHVKDIMSLLRLVLNPYDPVAWNRSLNLLPGVGKVTASKILANIRSNQGQLNPHDFEKTRYASYLEDLKQALTAAANPRSSVSSKIARLRQYYQPLLLQLEDDAETRIADLDVLEQMALKYESLEKFLSEFALDPPSTQFQNQARPLIDESEEPPLTLSTIHSAKGLEWYAVFIPHLLDGLFPNARSMRSFEAIEEERRLFYVACTRAKEQLCLTMPAWVSSFDEYFSMPSRFVSEIPDNLYEH, encoded by the coding sequence ATGCCGCCCAACCAATTTCCGGATGAATTTGAACAAGAACTTCATAATTTTTTAAAAACCTTTGGCAATTTTGAATCCGATATTACCGAATCAACAACAAAACGGCAGTTAAATTTTTCCGGATGGGGGGGCAACGAACAAGGAGGCAATAATAGCTCGTTTTATCGCAAAGCACCCAATACTCCGGTGCCCGATACCGTTCAGGCACGAATCGAAAAATTAAAAGCCATTATTCAGGCTATCGAAAAAAAATCGGAACAAACGCCCCCAGCCGAAATTCCACCTGGCAAAACATTTAAGCTCAACTACACTGGGCATTTAAACCCCAGCCAATTAGCTGCCGTTACCAATATTAAAGGCCCAATGCTTGTTATTGCAGGGGCGGGCAGTGGTAAAACCCATACCGTTACCTACCGCGTAGCCTATATGCTCGAAAACGATATTAGTGCCGAGAACATGCTGCTGCTAACCTTTACCCGCCGCGCTGCCCAACAAATTATACACCGCACCAACCGCTTATTGCAAAACACCCAAGCCGAGCAAATAATGCGCGGCACTTATCACGCTTTTGCCAATTATAGTTTGCGCCGTTATGCCAACCTCATTAATTTGCCTTCGAACTTTACCATTGTTGATGTGCAAGACTCGGAAGATATTATTGACCTCATCCGGAATGAATTTAAATTTGATGCCACCACCAAAAAAGCTTTCCCTAAAAAAGGCCGTCTGCAAGAAATTATTTCAAAAGCCCGCAACTGCGATATACCCATTGCCCAAGTAATTGACCGCGAATATACCGGCCTATACGAATATATTGAACCCATTGATAAAATAAGCAAAATTTACGCCCAATACAAAAAAGCCAACCGCATTTTTGACTACGACGACCTAATGGACGAACTGCGCAATGCCCTGCGAGACCACAAAACATTTAGGCGCAAAATGGGGCAGCAATACCAATATATTATGGTCGATGAGTTTCAGGACACTAATACCGTTCAAAAAGATATTATTGACCTTATAGCCGCCGACCATCAAAACGTAATGATTGTAGGAGACGATGCGCAAAGTATTTACGGCTTTAGAGGTGCTAATTTTGAAAATATTTTGCTTTTTCCGGAAACTTACCCCAATTGCCGGATTGTAAAATTGGAACAAAACTATCGAAGTACGCAACCCATACTCGATTTTAGCAATATTATAGCTAATAATGCCCGGATGGGCTACCAAAAGCACCTTTTTTCAGTACATAAAAGCCCCAATAAACCCACTATAACCCGCCTTGCCGACCAAGAAGACGAGGCCACTTATATTGTTGATAAAATAATGGCGCTGCACCAGCAAAACATTCCGTTTAGCCAAATGGCGGTTTTGTATCGCTCGTCGTACCATGGCAACTATATACAAGCCGAGTTGTTGCGGCGCAATATTCCGTACATTGTGGTAGGTGGGGTAAAATTTATTGAGCGGCGGCACGTTAAAGATATAATGTCTTTGTTGCGTTTGGTGCTAAACCCATACGACCCCGTTGCCTGGAACCGAAGTTTAAACTTATTGCCCGGCGTAGGCAAAGTAACCGCTAGCAAAATTTTAGCAAATATACGCAGCAACCAAGGACAACTAAACCCCCACGATTTTGAAAAAACTCGCTATGCCAGCTACTTAGAAGACCTCAAACAGGCACTTACCGCTGCCGCTAACCCCCGAAGCAGCGTAAGCAGCAAAATTGCCCGCCTGCGCCAATACTACCAACCTTTATTGCTGCAGTTAGAAGATGATGCCGAAACCCGTATAGCCGATTTGGATGTGTTAGAGCAAATGGCCTTAAAATACGAATCGCTCGAAAAATTTTTATCAGAGTTTGCCCTTGACCCCCCCTCAACACAATTTCAAAACCAAGCCCGCCCGCTTATTGACGAGTCTGAAGAGCCGCCGCTTACCCTCTCAACCATCCACTCGGCAAAAGGTTTAGAGTGGTACGCCGTTTTTATACCCCACCTGCTCGATGGCTTGTTTCCGAATGCACGCAGTATGCGAAGTTTTGAAGCCATTGAAGAAGAACGCCGGCTGTTTTACGTGGCCTGTACCCGCGCTAAAGAGCAATTATGCCTCACCATGCCCGCATGGGTAAGCAGTTTTGACGAGTATTTTAGTATGCCCTCGCGATTTGTTAGCGAAATACCCGACAATTTATACGAACATTAA